Part of the Spinacia oleracea cultivar Varoflay chromosome 5, BTI_SOV_V1, whole genome shotgun sequence genome, ACCTTATCCCAATGCCCCAGGGGAGGTTCTAGTCTGCAAATGGGAAACGGTAATAGAAGAAAACACAACAGCGACTGACAGAGATTGAAATACCCAACAACAACTGACAGAGATTTCAGTTACCTTTATCTCTCTTTCAATGTATTTCATTCCAATGTTTACTGAATTTTCAACAACACCACGGTTAGCATTTCATCCAATTGAAACTATACTGCATTGAATCATTGTAACTAGTAAAGACTCACGCCGGCAAACTACAAAGTCTTCAGTTTCCAAATCACAGAACACCAAGCTAAATAGAAAAGTAAATGAACATCTCACAACCTTTCACTACGCTGGGTAAAtggagaaataaatggacatcTCAGAACCTTTCATTAACTGGTTAAATGGAGAAAGATTGAAGATATTCATTCAAAGTAATGAAGCACGGATTGAGAACGTGACAGAAGCAATTTAGCAGCTATACTATACACACACAACCACATATAAAAGTATAGCTACATTTCAAGCAGAGGTAGCTACAGAGTACAGAAAATTACAGCTTGTGCACATACCATAATATATCCGCAAGAAAAGAACAAACACAGAAAACAACTTTTAATTGTGTTAACACCTCATACAAATGAAAGATATTGATGTGATAAAGATCCAATCATCTCATAGAAACATAAAAAAATTTCAAGTAGTACCTCTGCACAACGAATACCAGCAGATGGATCAATGGGTAGATCTAGTAGGCCACCTACAGGGTCATGTGATAGGAACTGGACTTCTTTATCAATCACACCATTGTATCCATTAAACACCTGTGAATAGGCAAATAAGACATGTTTCAGATTATAAACTTAACAAAGTTAGCAACAATAAGACATAACTTTTATCTaggcaaaataaaataaaataaaatatctagTTCATAGTGAGCAGGAACAAAAGTACCACTCTGGGGGGTTCTGGATATCAACAACATTTTCAGCTCTAAAACTACTGTCAGTCAGAAACAACTAGTTATTAGAGAAAACATTAACTAAAACACGACAAAAGGGGATGAAAAAGAATAAATTAGCTTTACTCTTTACACTTGAGTACTTAACTATTATTCAATTAAGTCCAGTTGAGTCAAGGGTGGCTATGTATATATGCATCACTTTGAAACAATTTGATGACAAGATGATGTGCGAAACTACGAGGGTTAATTTTTGGAAAGGGGGTTCTATGCTCTCAATGTTAATACATGAAAACACATTAAGATGATCAAGGACAAGGAAAACAAAATGGGGTAGAGTTAATGAGAATGATGTCTTACCAATGAGCGGGAGAAAAACCACTGCTCAGTATCCTTCAGCAAGTATGGAATAGCCTCTGTGACCAACAAATAAGACATAAACACAAAATCATATAGCCATATAGGTAACAATGCCACAAACAATAGAGTCTTGTTTTAAAACCTTTGAACAACTTTCTCGATGGTGTAATGATATCTACATCATCTGGTTCTACGTTTGATCCTGTCATGTACAGCTTCCCTTGTATGCTCCTATCAGTATCTAGCACCACAAGCTGTGACAAGAGGGGAAAAAAACTATTCAAGAGGCATCATTTTACCAAAGTACCAAAATCTCAAAGAAAGGCAAAAAGAAAAGGCAAAAGATAAACTGTGAAAGACTTAAAATAATGATTTAACGAAACTAGTCAATAATGTCAAAACATGTGAATGGTTAGAAGTGGCTTAAAATACTCCCAACCAGCATGAATTCTTCCAACcaataaacaaaacaaaaagttTAAGCCATAGTTCGCTGTTACCACAACCAAAATTTACACATATGAACAATCATCATCCTTGATATATAATTTCTCAGATCACGAACATACAATAATTGTCATAATACGTCTAATATCACCATATCAAGGAAATTAGT contains:
- the LOC110794241 gene encoding uncharacterized protein, with protein sequence MTGSNVEPDDVDIITPSRKLFKEAIPYLLKDTEQWFFSRSLVFNGYNGVIDKEVQFLSHDPVGGLLDLPIDPSAGIRCAEKLRNREILLCIKSIRFRLRSRCTMFLCLTQTLLINLRV